GAGGGCGAGCTGGGCATCATTCCCGGCAGCATGGGCACGCGCAGCTACATCGTGCGCGGCAAGGGCAACGCGGACAGCTTCCACAGCTGCAGCCACGGTGCCGGCCGGGTGATGAGCCGTGGCGCTGCACGCCAGCAGATCACGCTGGCCCAGCACCGCGAGGCCACCGCGCATGTGGAATGCCGCAAGGACAGCGGCGTGCTGGACGAGTCACCGGCGGCGTACAAGTCGATCGATGATGTAATGGCCGCCCAGCTGGACCTGGTGGACGTGGTGCACACGCTGCGGCAGGTGCTGTGCGTGAAGGGATGATGGAACGGTGCCGGCCAGGGCCGGCACCCACCGCGCTCGATTGCGGTAGATCCACGCCATGCGTGGATCGAACGGCGCCGGGCAAGGTCGGCAGCTACCGGCGCAGCGATCAACGCGGCACGCTGTCCTCGCCCACCAGCGCATGGTGCACACCAATGCCCGCACGCACGCCTTCGGCAGCGGCCAACGTGATGTTGCCGACCGTCGTCGCATCGCCTGCGGCATACACGTTCGGCACCGAGGTCTGCTTCATCATGTCGACCTCGATCAGCACCCCCAGCGGGCTCTCGACCAAGGTGCAACCGAGCTGCTGCACCAGCGGCGTGGCCATCGCCTGGGTGGCCGGTACGAACAGCGCACGCTGGGCGATGCGGCGGCCATCGGCCAACTCCACTTCCAGCCAGGTCGGCTGGTCACCCTGCACGCCCACCACCGGCGCGGTCTCGATCTGCACGCCGCGCTGCTGCATGGCGGCCTGCTCCTCATCGGTGATCGGCAGGCCTTGGCTGAAGAAGGTGACATTTCCCCAATCGGCGAACAGCGGCGCCTTGCTGGCGGACATCGGGTGACCACCAAGCAGGCCGATGGCGCCACCACCCACTTCGTAGCCATGGCAGTAGGGACAAT
This genomic window from Stenotrophomonas maltophilia contains:
- a CDS encoding NAD(P)/FAD-dependent oxidoreductase codes for the protein MNPDVLIVGGSYAGIAAGLILARARRPVTVIDAGSPRNRFASHSHGVLGLDGISGAELLKTARQQLLDYPTVRWVHAEAVQATASAEGVELRTADGQVLAARKLLLASGIADQLPDLPGLAERWGSTVLHCPYCHGYEVGGGAIGLLGGHPMSASKAPLFADWGNVTFFSQGLPITDEEQAAMQQRGVQIETAPVVGVQGDQPTWLEVELADGRRIAQRALFVPATQAMATPLVQQLGCTLVESPLGVLIEVDMMKQTSVPNVYAAGDATTVGNITLAAAEGVRAGIGVHHALVGEDSVPR